A window of the Gemmatimonadota bacterium genome harbors these coding sequences:
- the plsY gene encoding glycerol-3-phosphate 1-O-acyltransferase PlsY has product MTPWLLLGAAYLLAASPTSYVAGKLFGKIDLRHHGSGNLGATNVLRVLGWRVALPVFVLDVLKGWFPTFAFPRWDGVGPWQWALGYGAAAILGHVFSPYVRFKGGKGVATSAGVLLAFSPPAAGLGLLVWAALLLATRIVSLASMGAALAMPAAVYAFRGADLVLGLSIALAAFVIYAHRTNIRRLLRGEEHRFGARTWGAR; this is encoded by the coding sequence ATGACGCCGTGGCTGCTGCTCGGCGCCGCTTACCTGCTGGCCGCGTCACCCACCAGCTATGTGGCAGGCAAGCTCTTTGGCAAGATCGACTTGCGGCACCACGGCAGCGGGAACCTGGGCGCCACCAACGTGCTCCGCGTGCTCGGCTGGCGCGTGGCCCTGCCGGTGTTCGTGCTGGATGTGCTCAAAGGCTGGTTCCCCACCTTCGCCTTCCCCCGCTGGGACGGGGTGGGACCGTGGCAGTGGGCGCTCGGCTACGGCGCGGCGGCCATCCTGGGCCATGTGTTCTCGCCGTACGTGCGATTCAAGGGGGGGAAGGGCGTAGCCACGAGCGCCGGCGTGCTTCTGGCCTTCTCGCCGCCGGCGGCAGGTCTCGGTCTGCTGGTGTGGGCGGCGCTGCTGCTGGCTACGCGTATCGTCTCCCTCGCCTCGATGGGTGCCGCGCTGGCCATGCCGGCGGCAGTATACGCGTTCCGAGGAGCAGACCTGGTCCTCGGCCTGTCTATCGCGCTGGCGGCCTTCGTGATCTACGCGCACCGCACCAACATCCGCCGGCTGCTGCGGGGCGAGGAGCATCGTTTCGGCGCGCGGACCTGGGGGGCACGGTGA